One window of Haloarchaeobius salinus genomic DNA carries:
- a CDS encoding type II secretion system F family protein: MSWTTWVPLVLAVFIVLPVLAAPVSVHADRVVSRFALLIFGTYASSKGRNKAIRKQQLRAAHMPTTYRTYSAKTMLYSAVFAVAGTIMGMYVIWLGLVLLSIDEETIRQTAPPELHFLTDFVGLPSLSVLELFGLMLVTSLTLGVAFAGVTYWLRWWYPQYVADERERRIEATLPRTIAFIYALSRSGMEFPKVLRILAENDGIYGESADEVRVAVRNMDMFGQDMITAIQTMARRSPSSQFKEFSENLASVLQSGRSLSSFLEQQYRDFQEEAESQQEKLLDLLATLAEAYVTVLVAGPLFLITILVVIGIAVGNTLEPLRVFVYVILPASNLAFLIYLLSVTDTLSAGRGYEDVDAPVDGLAGVRLADGAPNTAAQTDGGFEQADGGDDRELANRNRLAAYRRFRWLRSKLGNPVRTVIERPVTVLWVTLPIALLIVGVRLPDSLTAAGLDVRSFDDVLIQALLFVVGTFAIAFEVHRRRAEAIESAVPDLLDRLASVNEAGMTVVESIERVRRSELGALDVELERVWADIRWGADVETALRRFESRLRTSIISRVVTLTTQAMNASGDLASVLRIAAGQAKADRRLKRARRQEMLTYMAVVYIAFFVFLFIIVVLSTVLIPNLPDGGPSTVINGTGAGQTGASGVPAVGGVGSTGGIDKAEYTLVFFHTTIIQGLLSGFVAGQLSSGDVRTGAKHAAILVAMAYACFIVLIPGP, from the coding sequence ATGTCCTGGACGACCTGGGTGCCGCTGGTACTCGCGGTGTTCATCGTACTGCCGGTGCTTGCCGCCCCCGTGAGCGTCCACGCGGACCGGGTCGTCTCACGGTTCGCCCTGCTCATCTTCGGGACCTACGCGAGCAGCAAGGGCCGGAACAAGGCGATCCGGAAGCAGCAGCTCCGTGCAGCGCACATGCCGACGACCTACCGGACGTACTCCGCGAAGACGATGCTGTACAGCGCGGTGTTCGCCGTCGCCGGCACCATCATGGGGATGTACGTCATCTGGCTCGGGCTCGTCCTGCTCTCCATCGACGAGGAGACCATCCGCCAGACGGCCCCGCCGGAGCTGCACTTCCTCACCGACTTCGTCGGGCTGCCGTCGCTGTCGGTGCTCGAGCTGTTCGGGCTGATGCTCGTGACGAGCCTGACCCTCGGCGTCGCCTTCGCGGGAGTGACGTACTGGCTGCGCTGGTGGTACCCGCAGTACGTCGCCGACGAGCGCGAGCGCCGGATCGAGGCGACGCTCCCCCGGACCATCGCGTTCATCTACGCCCTCTCGCGCTCGGGGATGGAGTTCCCGAAGGTGCTGCGCATCCTCGCCGAGAACGACGGTATCTACGGCGAGTCCGCCGACGAGGTCCGCGTCGCGGTCAGGAACATGGACATGTTCGGCCAGGACATGATCACGGCCATCCAGACGATGGCCCGGCGGTCGCCGAGCTCGCAGTTCAAGGAGTTCTCCGAGAACCTCGCGAGCGTGCTCCAGTCCGGGCGCTCGCTCTCGTCGTTCCTCGAGCAGCAGTACCGGGACTTCCAGGAGGAGGCCGAGTCACAGCAGGAGAAGCTGCTGGACCTGCTCGCGACGCTCGCCGAGGCGTACGTGACCGTCCTCGTCGCCGGGCCGCTGTTCCTCATCACCATCCTCGTCGTCATCGGCATCGCGGTCGGCAACACGCTCGAACCGCTGCGCGTGTTCGTCTACGTCATCCTCCCGGCGTCGAACCTGGCGTTTCTCATCTACCTGCTCTCGGTGACCGACACGCTGTCGGCCGGGCGCGGCTACGAGGACGTCGACGCACCGGTCGACGGGCTCGCGGGGGTCCGGCTCGCCGACGGTGCGCCGAACACGGCCGCACAGACCGACGGGGGGTTCGAGCAGGCCGACGGTGGCGACGACCGCGAGCTGGCGAACCGCAACCGGCTCGCGGCCTACCGGCGGTTCCGCTGGCTCCGGTCCAAACTCGGCAACCCCGTGCGGACCGTCATCGAACGGCCGGTGACGGTGCTCTGGGTGACGCTCCCCATCGCGCTGCTCATCGTCGGGGTCCGGCTGCCCGACAGCCTCACCGCGGCGGGGCTGGACGTGCGCTCGTTCGACGACGTGCTCATCCAGGCGCTCCTGTTCGTCGTCGGGACGTTCGCCATCGCGTTCGAGGTCCACCGGCGGCGGGCCGAGGCCATCGAGTCCGCGGTCCCGGACCTGCTCGACCGGCTGGCCAGCGTCAACGAGGCCGGGATGACCGTCGTCGAGTCCATCGAGCGGGTCCGTCGGAGCGAGCTCGGCGCGCTCGACGTGGAGCTCGAGCGCGTCTGGGCGGACATCCGCTGGGGGGCGGACGTCGAGACCGCGCTCCGGCGGTTCGAGTCGCGACTACGGACCTCCATCATCTCCCGGGTCGTCACGCTGACCACGCAGGCGATGAACGCCAGCGGCGACCTCGCGAGCGTGCTGCGCATCGCGGCGGGACAGGCCAAGGCCGACCGGCGGCTCAAGCGCGCCCGGAGACAGGAGATGCTCACCTACATGGCGGTCGTCTACATCGCCTTCTTCGTCTTCCTGTTCATCATCGTCGTGCTCTCGACGGTGCTCATCCCGAACCTGCCCGACGGCGGGCCGAGCACCGTCATCAACGGCACCGGTGCGGGACAGACGGGAGCTTCGGGGGTTCCCGCGGTCGGTGGCGTCGGCTCGACCGGCGGCATCGACAAGGCCGAGTACACGCTGGTGTTCTTCCACACCACCATCATCCAGGGGCTGCTCTCCGGCTTCGTCGCCGGCCAGCTCTCCTCGGGTGACGTCCGGACCGGTGCGAAGCACGCCGCCATCCTCGTCGCGATGGCCTACGCCTGCTTCATCGTCCTCATCCCGGGGCCGTGA
- a CDS encoding type II/IV secretion system ATPase subunit, whose translation MTDPGHQAPNTISSDESDGTVTPGAVASGRSDSLVDRIKHTLQMLRGTTISREPYYPSEHGELVTFDGLDGWEEVDRYWVNAPYAFISINHDAAANEYRYHVVEPELDEYELALLETLFEDVRDPLVYRRDIDDGDPDEVLDDALLDHLERYGADVDMDTYHKLFYYLWRAFRGYGKLDPVMHDPHVEDISCDGYDLPLFVYHDEHTDIETNVRFPQEELDNFVVRLAQHSGRHISIGDPMVETTLPDGSRAELALGEEVTPRGSAFTIRKYAEEPFTPIDLLEYGTFNVDQMAYLWLAIESNKSLIFAGGTASGKTTSMNAISMFIPPRSKVLTIEDTRELTLYHDNWLSSVTRERLHEGTDVTMYDLLRSALRHRPEYIIVGEVRGEEAITLFQAMNTGHTTYSTMHADSVRTVINRLENEPINVPRSMVQSLDILCVQTLTRFDNERVRRNKTIAEIEGIDQRTGELDYSTAFTWNADDDTFGSSGSQVLDEIRDERAWSQQELLQELRNRRRFLEYLRDQGISDYRRFTALINEYYADSEAALERIETVDRDVEMAGAETD comes from the coding sequence ATGACAGATCCAGGCCACCAGGCACCGAACACCATCTCGAGCGACGAGAGCGACGGCACCGTCACGCCCGGTGCGGTCGCCTCCGGGCGGAGCGACTCGCTCGTCGACCGTATCAAGCACACCCTCCAGATGCTGCGCGGGACGACCATCTCCCGCGAGCCGTACTATCCGAGCGAACACGGCGAGCTCGTCACGTTCGATGGGCTCGACGGCTGGGAGGAGGTCGACCGCTACTGGGTGAACGCACCCTACGCCTTCATCAGTATCAACCACGACGCGGCGGCCAACGAGTACCGCTATCACGTCGTCGAACCCGAGCTCGACGAGTACGAGCTCGCGCTGCTCGAGACGCTGTTCGAGGACGTCCGCGACCCCCTGGTCTACCGGCGGGACATCGACGATGGCGACCCGGACGAGGTGCTCGACGACGCGCTGCTCGACCACCTCGAACGGTACGGGGCCGACGTGGACATGGACACCTACCACAAGCTGTTCTACTACCTCTGGCGGGCGTTCCGCGGGTACGGCAAGCTCGACCCCGTCATGCACGACCCGCACGTCGAGGACATCTCGTGTGACGGCTACGACCTGCCCCTGTTCGTCTACCACGACGAGCACACCGACATCGAGACGAACGTCCGGTTCCCACAGGAGGAGCTCGACAACTTCGTCGTCCGGCTGGCCCAGCACTCGGGCCGGCACATCTCCATCGGCGACCCGATGGTCGAGACGACGCTCCCGGACGGCTCGCGTGCCGAACTCGCGCTGGGCGAGGAGGTCACCCCGCGTGGCTCCGCGTTCACCATCCGGAAGTACGCCGAGGAGCCCTTTACCCCCATCGACCTGCTCGAGTACGGGACGTTCAACGTCGACCAGATGGCGTACCTCTGGCTCGCCATCGAGAGCAACAAGTCGCTCATCTTCGCCGGCGGCACGGCGTCCGGGAAGACGACGAGCATGAACGCCATCTCGATGTTCATCCCGCCGCGCTCGAAGGTGCTGACCATCGAGGACACCCGGGAGCTGACGCTGTACCACGACAACTGGCTCTCCTCGGTCACCCGCGAGCGCCTGCACGAAGGGACCGACGTGACGATGTACGACCTCCTCAGGAGCGCGCTCCGGCACCGCCCCGAGTACATCATCGTCGGGGAGGTCCGTGGCGAGGAGGCCATCACGCTGTTCCAGGCGATGAACACCGGTCACACGACGTACTCGACGATGCACGCCGACTCCGTCCGGACCGTCATCAACCGGCTGGAGAACGAGCCGATCAACGTTCCGCGCTCGATGGTCCAGAGCCTCGACATCCTCTGCGTGCAGACGCTGACCCGGTTCGACAACGAGCGCGTCCGCCGGAACAAGACCATCGCGGAGATCGAGGGCATCGACCAGCGGACCGGCGAGCTGGACTACTCGACGGCGTTCACCTGGAACGCCGACGACGACACGTTCGGCTCCTCCGGCTCGCAGGTGCTGGACGAGATCCGCGACGAACGTGCCTGGAGCCAGCAGGAGCTCCTGCAGGAGCTGCGGAACCGCCGCCGGTTCCTCGAGTACCTCCGCGACCAGGGTATCTCCGACTACCGCCGGTTCACGGCGCTGATCAACGAGTACTACGCCGACTCAGAGGCCGCACTGGAGCGCATCGAGACGGTCGACCGGGACGTCGAGATGGCCGGAGCCGAGACGGACTGA
- a CDS encoding DUF7549 family protein: protein MVWINSEYVEEFAVLTTWLSVLLPWSVVRATSEQGAELVVLRFPFFGIQYVFGTGLVDGTTIRTPWEYYTVNAGQFPAQATAYLVWTLAAIVLGAAVVVSLLMYFEHDLVEKLPGRGVYVLGASMLALGVAFTAAAVQLHLNQPADILGWGVYVPIGLLGVVFFYAFGVLDLFADRA from the coding sequence ATGGTGTGGATCAACTCAGAGTACGTCGAGGAGTTCGCCGTGCTCACGACGTGGCTGTCCGTGCTCCTCCCCTGGTCGGTGGTACGAGCCACCAGCGAGCAGGGTGCGGAACTCGTCGTCCTCCGGTTCCCGTTCTTCGGTATCCAGTACGTCTTCGGCACGGGGCTCGTCGACGGGACGACCATCAGGACCCCCTGGGAGTACTACACGGTCAACGCCGGCCAGTTCCCCGCACAGGCGACGGCGTACCTCGTCTGGACGCTGGCCGCCATCGTGCTGGGCGCTGCCGTGGTCGTCAGCCTGTTGATGTACTTCGAGCACGACCTGGTCGAGAAGCTCCCCGGTCGGGGCGTGTACGTCCTCGGCGCATCGATGCTCGCTCTCGGGGTTGCGTTCACCGCCGCGGCGGTGCAGCTGCACCTGAACCAGCCGGCCGACATCCTCGGCTGGGGCGTCTACGTCCCCATCGGCCTGCTCGGGGTCGTCTTCTTCTACGCGTTCGGCGTCCTCGACCTCTTCGCGGACCGGGCCTGA
- a CDS encoding DUF5793 family protein — MRRDYFTLQVSNVDWVDEDGTPERPTVTISFEGPVATLRERLTGPDDEPLDAAETDVAFRLQTAVDTDDAQGVVSVTNRVTGDFVLELNESAENVLKFIRAARRYGEHAGDEGEYGVHILLDGDEFVSYDKSTFLVYNADGNLLRNQSLIPSGVEL; from the coding sequence ATGAGGCGTGACTACTTCACTTTGCAGGTCAGCAACGTCGACTGGGTCGACGAGGACGGTACCCCCGAGAGGCCGACAGTAACTATCTCGTTCGAGGGGCCGGTCGCGACACTGAGAGAGCGCCTCACCGGACCGGACGACGAGCCGCTCGACGCCGCCGAGACGGACGTTGCGTTCCGGCTCCAGACGGCGGTCGACACCGACGACGCCCAGGGGGTCGTCAGCGTCACGAACCGGGTCACCGGTGACTTCGTGCTCGAACTGAACGAGTCGGCCGAGAACGTCCTGAAGTTCATCCGTGCGGCGCGACGGTACGGGGAGCACGCGGGCGACGAGGGCGAGTACGGCGTCCACATCCTGCTCGACGGCGACGAGTTCGTCAGCTACGACAAGAGCACCTTCCTCGTCTACAACGCCGACGGGAACCTCCTCCGGAACCAGAGTCTCATCCCGAGCGGCGTCGAGCTCTAG
- a CDS encoding RAD55 family ATPase produces MYDVGDHLPVDELRPGTNLLLTGPQGVGKYELLCDLLAAGLERGQHGVVVSTSRGADDIRATVADRATTDGPELSVVDCVSERRGEPTPHDPDTEYVASPSDFSGMGMAASEFLGRAGDRATGTRLGLHSLSNLLLEADVKTVFRFTHILTGRLSGVDGLGIATMDDSHDQQTMNTLEQLFDGAVETRQGVDSRECRVVGVVDRPTEWTAF; encoded by the coding sequence GTGTACGACGTAGGCGACCACCTGCCGGTCGACGAGCTCCGCCCCGGGACGAACCTCCTGCTGACCGGACCACAGGGCGTCGGGAAGTACGAGCTGCTCTGTGACCTGCTCGCGGCGGGTCTCGAGCGGGGACAGCACGGCGTCGTCGTCTCGACGAGCCGTGGTGCCGACGACATCAGAGCGACGGTCGCCGACCGGGCCACGACCGACGGCCCCGAACTCTCGGTCGTCGACTGCGTCTCCGAACGGCGGGGTGAGCCGACGCCACACGACCCCGACACCGAGTACGTCGCCTCACCGTCGGACTTCAGCGGCATGGGGATGGCGGCCTCGGAGTTCCTCGGACGTGCCGGCGACCGGGCGACGGGGACCCGGCTCGGCCTGCACTCGCTCTCGAACCTGCTGCTGGAGGCCGACGTGAAGACGGTGTTCCGGTTCACCCACATCCTCACCGGCCGCCTCAGCGGCGTCGACGGCCTCGGGATCGCGACGATGGACGACAGTCACGACCAGCAGACGATGAACACGCTCGAACAACTGTTCGACGGTGCCGTCGAGACCAGACAGGGTGTCGACTCGCGGGAGTGTCGCGTCGTCGGCGTCGTCGACCGTCCGACGGAGTGGACGGCGTTCTAG
- a CDS encoding phosphopentomutase/phosphoglucosamine mutase produces the protein MTLFGTAGIRGPVAERVTPELAMAVGRAAGRDGDRFVVGRDGRDTGPALAAAMEAGLESSGANVVRVGQLPTPALAFASQGRRGVMLTASHNPPEDNGIKLFDDGVEYARDAEERIEARVDGENDTVPWDEWGDGHTAAVLDDYQDAVADYARSLGDDTDDPEPLADLRIAVDCGNGMGSVATPQVLRALGAEVVAINANVDGRFPGRPSKPTPETLTEFLSLLADGDFDLGIAHDGDADRIVVATGDGEVVHEDTVLAMLAGHYTGLSDAGDSVVVTTPNASARIDERVAAAGGRVERVRLGALHEGIARERDAGGTDTAVVFAAEPWKHIHTAFGGWIDGVTSAAVVSTLVADAGGLAALREDITERPYRKVSVDCPDAAKAGAMERLGTSLPEAFPDGDVDTDYGVRIDLPDGSWVLVRPSGTEPYVRLYAESDDVGALVDRATAVVESAVDAEC, from the coding sequence ATGACACTGTTCGGGACGGCGGGGATACGAGGACCGGTCGCGGAGCGCGTCACACCGGAGCTCGCGATGGCGGTCGGCCGGGCGGCCGGTCGCGACGGCGACCGGTTCGTCGTCGGCCGCGACGGGCGGGATACGGGCCCGGCGCTGGCGGCCGCGATGGAGGCGGGACTGGAGAGTTCGGGGGCGAACGTCGTCCGGGTCGGGCAGCTCCCGACGCCGGCGCTCGCGTTCGCCTCGCAGGGCCGACGTGGCGTGATGCTGACCGCCAGCCACAACCCGCCCGAGGACAACGGCATCAAGCTGTTCGACGACGGCGTCGAGTACGCCCGCGACGCCGAGGAGCGCATCGAGGCCCGCGTCGACGGCGAGAACGACACCGTCCCGTGGGACGAGTGGGGCGACGGGCACACGGCCGCCGTCCTCGACGATTACCAGGACGCAGTCGCCGACTACGCACGCTCGCTCGGCGACGACACGGACGACCCCGAACCGCTCGCCGACCTGCGCATCGCGGTCGACTGCGGCAACGGCATGGGCAGCGTCGCGACGCCACAGGTGCTCCGGGCGCTCGGGGCCGAGGTCGTCGCGATCAACGCCAACGTCGACGGGCGCTTCCCGGGCCGGCCGTCGAAGCCGACACCGGAGACGCTGACCGAGTTCCTGTCGCTGCTCGCCGACGGCGACTTCGACCTCGGTATCGCGCACGACGGGGACGCGGACCGTATCGTCGTCGCGACCGGTGATGGCGAGGTCGTCCACGAGGACACGGTGCTCGCGATGCTCGCCGGCCACTACACCGGACTGAGCGACGCGGGCGACTCGGTCGTCGTGACGACGCCGAACGCCTCCGCCCGGATCGACGAACGGGTCGCGGCGGCCGGCGGACGCGTCGAACGTGTTCGACTGGGCGCGCTGCACGAGGGCATCGCACGCGAGCGCGACGCGGGCGGTACGGACACCGCGGTCGTGTTCGCCGCCGAGCCCTGGAAGCACATCCACACCGCCTTCGGCGGCTGGATCGACGGGGTGACGAGCGCGGCCGTCGTGTCGACGCTCGTCGCCGACGCAGGCGGACTGGCCGCACTCCGCGAGGACATCACCGAGCGACCGTATCGGAAGGTGAGCGTGGACTGTCCGGACGCCGCGAAGGCCGGCGCGATGGAGCGCCTCGGCACGAGCCTCCCCGAGGCGTTCCCCGATGGCGACGTCGACACCGACTACGGCGTCCGCATCGACCTGCCGGACGGCTCCTGGGTGCTGGTCCGCCCGAGCGGCACGGAGCCGTACGTTCGACTCTACGCCGAGAGCGACGACGTGGGCGCACTGGTCGACCGGGCCACCGCGGTCGTCGAGTCGGCGGTCGACGCCGAGTGCTGA
- a CDS encoding BMP family lipoprotein, which translates to MRSNSGRRRFLKGTGVAGTIALAGCISSTDNGGDETDTQTPTEESGSTETESGDGTETQTEDGSDAGADVNVGMVYATGGLGDKSFNDMAQQGALQAEEQLGISFDEAQPEQNSDFSPAQRNFAEGGTFDLISCIGFAQTDALTENADRYSDQHFQIVDSTVDSDNVASYVFREHEGSFQVGHLAGLLTSRSFEAGQGATTGDSTNVGFVGGLDVPLIRKFQAGYEAGVKYANEDVDIQSSYAGSFNDAATAREAALSMYDSGADIVYHAAGASGLGVFQAAQERGKFAIGVDADQSASEPDFADWIVASMVKRVDTAVFTAIENEVNGEFNGGSVTTLGLESDGVACVYGQAIGDSIPQEVKDQVDASRQAIIDGEITVPTEP; encoded by the coding sequence ATGCGCTCGAACAGTGGTCGGCGGCGGTTCCTGAAGGGTACTGGTGTGGCCGGTACCATCGCGCTCGCAGGGTGTATCAGCAGTACAGACAACGGTGGGGACGAGACGGACACGCAGACCCCGACCGAGGAGAGCGGCTCGACGGAGACCGAGTCGGGCGACGGCACGGAGACCCAGACCGAGGACGGGAGCGACGCCGGCGCGGACGTGAACGTCGGGATGGTGTACGCCACCGGCGGCCTCGGCGACAAGTCGTTCAACGACATGGCCCAGCAGGGGGCACTGCAGGCCGAAGAGCAGCTGGGTATCTCCTTCGACGAGGCCCAGCCCGAGCAGAACTCCGACTTCTCACCGGCACAGCGGAACTTCGCCGAGGGGGGGACCTTCGACCTGATCTCCTGCATCGGCTTCGCCCAGACCGACGCGCTCACCGAGAACGCCGACCGCTACTCCGACCAGCACTTCCAGATCGTCGACTCGACCGTCGACTCGGACAACGTCGCGAGCTACGTGTTCCGCGAGCACGAGGGTTCGTTCCAGGTGGGTCACCTCGCCGGGCTCCTGACGAGCCGTTCGTTCGAGGCCGGACAGGGCGCGACGACCGGTGACTCGACGAACGTCGGCTTCGTCGGCGGCCTCGACGTGCCGCTCATCCGGAAGTTCCAGGCCGGCTACGAGGCCGGTGTGAAGTACGCGAACGAAGACGTGGACATCCAGTCGTCGTACGCGGGGTCGTTCAACGATGCCGCGACGGCCCGCGAGGCCGCACTCTCGATGTACGACTCCGGTGCGGACATCGTCTACCACGCCGCCGGTGCGTCCGGTCTCGGCGTGTTCCAGGCCGCACAGGAGCGCGGCAAGTTCGCCATCGGCGTCGACGCGGACCAGTCCGCCAGCGAACCCGACTTCGCGGACTGGATCGTCGCGAGCATGGTCAAGCGCGTCGACACCGCGGTGTTCACTGCCATCGAGAACGAGGTCAACGGCGAGTTCAACGGCGGCAGCGTGACGACGCTCGGACTGGAGTCCGACGGTGTCGCGTGTGTCTACGGCCAGGCCATCGGTGACTCGATCCCGCAGGAGGTCAAAGACCAGGTCGATGCCTCCCGGCAAGCCATCATCGACGGGGAGATCACCGTCCCGACCGAGCCCTGA
- a CDS encoding ABC transporter ATP-binding protein, whose protein sequence is MSETAVRLAGITKRFPGVVANDQVDLTVEKGSVHALLGENGAGKTTLMNVLYGLLQPEEGDVYVDGERRDFQSPRDAIDAGIGMIHQHFMLVDPMEIWANIVLGQEPRKYFGLAVDEQRAIHEVRDLSDRYGFEVDPTETIEEVSVGVQQRVEILKALYRGADVLILDEPTAVLTPQEVEDLYEVLDELTAQGKTVIFITHKLGEAMHSADDITVLRDGESIATVSTDETDQNELAEMMVGREVLLEVDVPEHQAGGTTLAVEDVTVTDHDDIDRVKDVSFEVRAGEVFGIAGVDGNGQSELVEAITGLESPADGRIVVEGEDVTDRSRRQRIEGGMAYIPEDRHERGLVMDFDLVENGLLGSQHTEPYSKNGRIDWGTVRGHAEDIIETYDVRPPNADADAHSLSGGNQQKFIVGREFERDPSVVVATHPTRGVDIGSTEFIHEELLDLRQRDRAVLLISSKLDEVRQLSDRLGVMYEGELVDVVDPDETTEEEIGLLMAGERPDDVQTVRTAGGEP, encoded by the coding sequence ATGAGTGAGACAGCAGTCAGACTGGCAGGTATCACGAAGCGGTTCCCCGGTGTCGTCGCGAACGACCAGGTGGACCTGACCGTCGAGAAGGGGTCGGTGCACGCACTGCTCGGGGAGAACGGGGCGGGGAAGACCACGCTGATGAACGTGCTCTACGGGCTGCTCCAGCCCGAGGAGGGCGACGTGTACGTCGACGGCGAGCGGCGCGACTTCCAGTCGCCACGTGACGCCATCGACGCGGGCATCGGCATGATCCACCAGCACTTCATGCTGGTCGACCCCATGGAGATCTGGGCGAACATCGTCCTCGGTCAGGAGCCCCGGAAGTACTTCGGGCTCGCCGTCGACGAACAACGGGCCATCCATGAGGTCCGCGACCTGAGCGACCGCTACGGCTTCGAGGTCGACCCGACCGAGACCATCGAGGAGGTCAGCGTCGGCGTCCAGCAGCGCGTCGAGATCCTGAAGGCGCTGTACCGCGGCGCGGACGTGCTCATCCTCGACGAGCCGACGGCGGTGCTCACACCGCAGGAGGTCGAGGACCTCTACGAGGTGCTCGACGAGCTGACCGCACAGGGCAAGACGGTCATCTTCATCACGCACAAGCTCGGCGAGGCGATGCACTCTGCGGACGACATCACCGTCCTCCGGGACGGCGAGAGCATCGCCACCGTCTCGACCGACGAGACGGACCAGAACGAGCTCGCGGAGATGATGGTCGGCCGCGAGGTCCTCCTGGAGGTCGACGTGCCCGAGCACCAGGCGGGCGGGACGACCCTCGCCGTCGAGGACGTCACCGTCACCGACCACGACGACATCGACCGCGTGAAGGACGTCTCGTTCGAGGTCCGCGCCGGTGAGGTGTTCGGTATCGCCGGCGTCGACGGCAACGGCCAGTCCGAGCTGGTCGAGGCCATCACCGGCCTCGAATCGCCCGCCGACGGCCGTATCGTCGTCGAGGGCGAGGACGTCACGGACCGCTCGCGCCGCCAGCGTATCGAGGGCGGGATGGCGTACATCCCCGAGGACCGCCACGAGCGCGGGCTCGTGATGGACTTCGACCTCGTCGAGAACGGCCTGCTCGGGAGCCAGCACACGGAGCCGTACTCGAAGAACGGTCGCATCGACTGGGGCACCGTCCGCGGCCACGCCGAGGACATCATCGAGACGTACGACGTGCGCCCGCCGAACGCGGACGCCGACGCGCACTCGCTCTCCGGTGGGAACCAGCAGAAGTTCATCGTCGGTCGCGAGTTCGAACGCGACCCGTCGGTGGTCGTCGCCACCCACCCGACCCGTGGTGTCGACATCGGCTCGACGGAGTTCATCCACGAGGAGCTGCTCGACCTGCGCCAGCGCGACCGCGCGGTCCTGCTCATCTCCTCGAAGCTCGACGAGGTACGACAGCTCTCCGACCGCCTCGGCGTGATGTACGAGGGCGAACTCGTCGACGTCGTCGACCCCGACGAGACGACCGAGGAGGAGATCGGCCTGCTGATGGCCGGTGAACGACCCGACGACGTCCAGACGGTGCGGACCGCCGGAGGCGAGCCATGA